The window GATGCGGGAAGGGGTGTCTTCCATTTTCCCCATACACAGCCAGCCAGCTATGTGCTTCCTTTGGGTGGGAAGAActcttgtatttttatttcccctcaTCTACTTCTCAATTCCTTTTAATTTCCTGTTCCTGGTGGCTACGCTGTTCCTCTGTAGTTACAAGCAGGCAGTGACACGCAGTCCTTGATGCAAAAACAAGCCTGGGCTTCTTCCACCTTTCTccttctgcctccctgctgtgctctgggcaccacgggcacctccagcagcagctttctCCGCCCATCTCACTGCTGTGTTTGGAGCACGCTGTCCAGGAGAGGGAAGTGGTGCTGTAGGTTTAGTCAGTAGTGCTCAGAAGCGAATCGTGCTGCCTGAAGGGTCCATTCAGGGGTGTACAGCGTAGTAGAAACTGCTCGGCATGCATCCCCGTTATACCTGCAGGCTCATCCTAGTTGCAAAGCAGACCGTAGCTTGTTCTCGTACTGAGACCCTTCTGCCATTAGCGGGGTTAGCCCTGAGGTTTCTGACCCGTGATACTCATAAGCTAACTGTGCCACTTAAATTATGTTTGATGCACTTGTATTTATTGCACTGACAGAAGAGGAACACTTAACGTGGCTCGGTGGAGAGTGACCTGCACATTCCAGCTCACGCTGCTGCCGGCAGCTGGCTGCCTTCCTGCGGGGCAGAGCTGAGGGCCcggcgcggggccggcggcTGGCGGCGATCCcaatgcccccagccccggcaggAGGCCAGTGAGATGCTTGGAACTTCAAACCGAAATGTTTATCTAAAAGTGGTGTAGTTTTAATAAAGGCATTGACTGCTGATCACTTCAGCTCTCACCTGTTTTTTGGGATGCTTTCCCTGCTGGGGCAGGCCAGCTGGGTGCGTGGCAGTGCTGCGgtagggctgtggggtgggagaaGGGGTTTGCAGCTGGGCCTGGACAACTCTTCGTGGTGGTACTGCTGCCAGGTCGGGGGGAGCAGCTCTCCTGGAGCCTGGCTGAGGCTTTGGGGAAAACAGCTGCCTGTGGGGTTTCAAGCAGAGCCCCCCCCGTGCCATTTTCAGGTTAAATCCAAGCCTGTAACCCCCCTCCCAGTGCACGTAGCCACTGTGTAGGGAACTGGTGCTGGCCTGGTGCAACCTCTGGCCCCAtctccctcctgcccaccctGGGTGCTGGCCAAAGAGCCCATCCTGCAGGGGTGTGCTGTCCCCGTGACAGTGCCAGCACCCGGCatggtgctggctgcaggggaCCCTGTCTGGAACTGTAGTGTCACAGCTGGAGCCCCAAGCAGCAGGCAGTCACACCAGAGTCAAACCAAGGCATGTTCAGGTTGCTTTAATGAGTGGGTGTCACACAGGAGTAGTGGTGCACTACAGGGCACTACGGGTGTTAAACtgaccccagccccacaaggGACACGTGGAGCAGTGCGGGACATGGGAGCTGGCATACACCCAGCTGGCCATGGCAAGCAGAACCTGTTCCACACAGATacagatgctttaaaaaaaaacacacacaaaaaaaaaacaaaaaaatatcccTGGAGTGGTTCGGCTACTGGGTTTTCAATTAATGGGTGGGGAGGAGGCTACAGCAAGCTCTGTGATCCCGGCTGCTGATCCCTCCTGGTGGATCACAGTGTACGGCGGCGGCACCTGCACTGGAGGCAGTGCATCTAACGCCCAGTCCCTGCTCCAGGCCTCCTGGGGTTAGGGGGAGGCtgggagggcaggcagcagcctctccttccccttgctgctgggctggcacagcccctggAGGAGACACAAGACACTCGGGGTTGTCTGAACCCTGTTGTGGGGCAGGGAGGCCAGGCCGCATGcagggggagggcaggagggagctggagaTCCCTTGTTAAGCGTGGAGCGGTTGCGGAAGACTGATCCGTGGCTGTCTCACTACAAGCACGTGCAGGCTGGGGACGTGGGGGCAAACACGGGGTCCTTTCgcctctcccccagctcccgGTCCTCGGGCAGGGCTCCTCCTCAGAGCACCGTTCTACCCCCAAGGGAAAGGCCTCGCTCTTACAGAGCCGGCGGTGAAATGCGGGtgagggctgcggggctgggcaccctcccctccttttcctcccctctgtGCTTGCGTCAGTCCCGGGGGATGTTGGGTGGGGGGATTTTGGTGGAGGAAGGCTCCACCCCCCAGATCTCCTGGGCGTACTCGGTGATGGTCCTGTCGCTGGAGAACTTGCCCGAGCAGGCGATGTTCCTGATGACTTTCTTCGTCCACTCCCGGGGGTCCTGGGAAGAGGGGAGGCAAGGGCAGCAGTCACGTAGGGCACCAGCTATATGCATGGCTTTAAATacggtgctgtggggctgctgaaACCTCAAAACCCACCTcaccctgccccgtgccccacAAACGCTGTGGGGTGTGAGAAGGGCACCCCAGGGGCACGCTCAGCCCAGCTGCCCCCACATTTCCCGCTGGGGTTGTGGGCAGCTCTTACCATGAACAGCTGGTCCACTTGGCCTTGGCATTTAATGTAGGCTTCGTAGTCAGCAAACACCTTAAACCTGAAAGCCAGAGGGCATAGTAAGGCTGGGGAGTGCCTGCTGCGGGGTCCCAGGCGGGGCAGTACGGTCATCGTCCCCAGGTCTCACCTGTCGTGGTGCATGAGCATGTTGACAACATCCCTGAAGCACCCGGGGTCCCGCGGGGAGAAAAACCCACTGCTGATCTGGTCGATGGCCTGCCGCAGCTCCGGTAGGCGCTCGTAGTACTCCAGCGCGTTGTACCTGCACGAGGAGGAGGCACAGAAGGGCTGTAGGGGCTGGGGCCGTCCCCTGGGTCCCAGCACCCCAAGAACTGGGACATGTTTAGGACAGGGAGGGCAGAGCGCCCCCCAGCACCGACCCTTTGCGATCCAGGGCCTCGACGTCCTCCACCCGCATGCCGAAGATGAAGAGGTTTTCTTCGCCTGCCTCCTCGGCCATCTCCACGTTGGCTCCATCCATGGTGCCGATGGTGAGGGCCCCGTTCAGCATGAACTTCATGTTGCCGGTGCCCGAGGCCTCCGTGCCAGCTGTGGAGATCTGCTGGGAGAGATCCGCTGCTGGGATCACTGCCGGGTGCAAGAGAGGTGGGAGTTAGCCCTCGGCCGGCTGCAGGATAGCAGGACAACTCTGGGAGCTGCTCGTGGCCTGCTGCCCCTTCCAGCTCAGCCCAGAGGCCACAGCCAGGCACAAAAaggccagcccctgccccaggctgGCTCCCTGCCCCACATAAAGCCCCACAGCCCTTTCCTCAGGGTGCCCAGATGACTTGATTGCGACAGCCTTCTGTCAAACCAGCTTCTGGGCTCAGCTGGGGCATGGACAACTCCTGCTGTGTTCCTCCATGCGCCACAGACGTACCCTTCTCCGCCAGGGACACGCGGTAGTTCTCCAGGAAGATGACCTTGAGCTTGTCCCCCACGTAGGGATCGTTGTTGATGACCTCGCCGATGGACGTGATGAGTTTGATGATCATCTTGGCCATGTGGTAGCCGGGGGCCGCCTGAAAAAGAGCAGCCCAGAGAGGGTGAGGGCTCCTAAGGAAGGCAGGGCACAGAGGTGCCAGTTCAGGTCCTCACTGGGGGGAGAATCTGGGCCTCACATGGGTCTGCTCTTCACATGGATCAGCCAAAACCCTACTGGGAGAAGCCCTGAGCCCCAGGAGGACCTGATCAACTAGTCCATGACAGAGCCCACCGGCACAGACCCCCGCTGGCTAACCCACAGCAAAcccagcaaagcccccagaagggaccagcaccttccccacGTCCCAATACCACCCGTGCACCGAGGCTGGGGAGCACTTTACCTTTCCCCCGATCATAATCGTCCTAGGCACAAAGGATTTGGACGGGTCGCTCCTGATGCCTGGAAGAGCAAGGCAGAAACTACTGAAGCAAAGATGGGCCGCGAACCCAGCACACCTGCACAACCCCAAAGCCCAACCAGACATCTGCCAAAGCCGTGCTGGGCAAAACTGGGCTGCAAAGTACTTGGAAAGCTTCTCCAGACAGCCACGAATCAGAGCTGCAACGACCTGCCTCcccctgggaaggggcagggggatGAAGCAGACACATGGGAGCAGGGCATACTCCTGACACCGCCAGGCTCAGGTGTCCTTGGCCACCAGCTGGAGGGCATTTACacggggatgctggcagcaagGGGCTGGCAAGGGGCACCCCGGGGCTACCAGGCCCTGCCAGGCAGCACTTACGGTTGTAGAGGGTGATCGCATGCAGGCAGTTCAGCAGCTGCCGCTTGTACTCGTGGATTCGCTTGACCTGAACGTCAAACATGGATGAAGGGTTGATCTTGACCTTGTACTGCTCCTCCAGGTAGGCTGAGAACTTCAGCTTGTTCTCCTGGCGAGAAAATCTGATGAGCAGCAGGCCTTGTGCCAGCAGcgagggctggctgctggggtgTTCCCCACTGCCTTCACCCTTCTTCCCCCTCGCCTCCAGCGCTCATTACCTGCTTGACTTTTGCCACATCCCTGATAAACATCTCGTTATCGATGAAATCCAGGAGCTTCTTCAGCTGGCTCAGGTCCGTGACAAAGCCTTCCCCGATTTTCTAAAGGAAGGAATCAAAAGAGGGGTGTTTCACCTGCGGGATATCTCCCCCCATCCACAAGTTCCCTGCGAGGGAAAGGAGCCAGACCCAAATTTCTGCAACTCCTTGGCCAGCTCTTCCCCAGAGACTTTAAAGCTCAGCCGACCTCACACCTACACATGCAACAGGCATGCTCCTAGCGGGCTGTCCTCGCTCACACCTGCCAGACCTTTTCCCTCAGGCTCTGTTCAGGATTTGTGAAGTGCCCAGAAGCCAACAGCGGGGATCACAGCTCAGCCCCTCGCTCACCTCGGCGATGACATCGGCCAGTCCCGGGTTGCACAGCAGAAGCCAGCGCCGTGGCGTGATCCCGTTTGTCTTGTTCTGGAATTTCTCCGGCTCCAGCTCGTAGAAATCCTTGAACCTGGCACATCAGGGAGTAGGGGGCACACTGAGCCACTCTGCCTCTCAAACCCCTTCCTCGGCTCTAATGCCTAGGATTTCACCAGCTCTGAAGGGAGGTGAGTTAGACCCCATACACTCTCAAATAAGATTGTCTCTCCAGCCCTCCAACCCAGCAGGACAACTGAATGATGCCTGTTTGCCCCAGCCAGCCCCCTGGGTTGGCAGGCGAAGCTGAGTgagcagaggagaggggaggttGGTGCACGCCGCGGGTGCCCCCCAACTCACACGGAGTGCTTCACGATGTCGGAGTGGATGCGGGCCACGCCGTTGACGGCGTGAGAGCCGATCACACAGAGGTGTGCCATATTGATGCGCTTGCAGTCTCCTTCCTCGATCACCGACATCCTCCGGAGACGGTCAACGTCCCCTGGGTAGAGAGCTGCCACGCGCTGTGTGCAGGAAGAGGGGCATCAGCAacccagctgtagggcctggaAGCACCCCCATCCTAAAAGACAGCTGGGGCGAGACCCACAGCCCGCAAGCAGCCCAGTCCCTTACATCCAGGTGCATTTGGTTGAGGGCGTAGATGATCTCCAGGTGACGGGGCAGCAGCTTTTCGAACATGGAGACCGGCCAGCGCTCCAGGGCTTCGGGCAGCACGGTGTGGTTGGTGTACGCACAGGTCCGTTTCGTGATCTCCCAGGCCTGCACACAGACAGTGTAAATAAGAAAACCTTATTTAAGGGCAGGACGGCAACTCTCACCCCTGTGAGATATGtgcctcccagctctgctcaccTTGTCCCAGTCCACCTTCTCCACGTCCACCAGGATCCGCATGAGCTCCGGGATGGACAGGGCAGGGTGGGTGTCGTTTAGCTGAATGGCCACCTGCAACACAGACTCGCTGGGCTCAGAGGTGGCAGTGACAGGGCTCTGACTGTGTCCCCAAGGGGTCAGGGTTGGGGGAAGACTCGAGTCTCTTCTTATGGCTCACAGCACCACACATCCCAGAAACAGAGCTCCCAGGAACGGAGCTCCACAACCTTCAACAGATTTGCtccaaaatgcatttatttcccTGGAAAATGAGCTCCGAGATCACTTCTGTGTTCCAACCCAAACTGCCAGGGGCTTTGTATACAGCAAAGCATCCTGCTCTCCCACACCATGGGCAGGTCTGGCTGAAACACCCCCGGGCCCTCTCTGCCCAC is drawn from Anas platyrhynchos isolate ZD024472 breed Pekin duck chromosome 3, IASCAAS_PekinDuck_T2T, whole genome shotgun sequence and contains these coding sequences:
- the PYGB gene encoding glycogen phosphorylase, brain form; this translates as MAAPLSDGEKRKQISVRGIAGLGDVAEVRKSFNRHLHFTLVKDRNVATPRDYFFALAHTVRDHLVGRWIRTQQHYYERDPKRIYYLSLEFYMGRTLQNTMVNLGLQNACDEAIYQLGLDLEELEEIEEDAGLGNGGLGRLAACFLDSMATLGLAAYGYGIRYEFGIFNQKIVDGWQVEEADDWLRYGNPWEKARPEYMLPVHFYGRVEHTPEGVKWVDTQVVLAMPYDTPVPGYKNNTVNTMRLWSAKAPNDFNLQEFNVGDYIEAVLDRNLAENISRVLYPNDNFFEGKELRLKQEYFVVAATLQDIIRRFKSSKFGCRDPVRTSFETFPDKVAIQLNDTHPALSIPELMRILVDVEKVDWDKAWEITKRTCAYTNHTVLPEALERWPVSMFEKLLPRHLEIIYALNQMHLDRVAALYPGDVDRLRRMSVIEEGDCKRINMAHLCVIGSHAVNGVARIHSDIVKHSVFKDFYELEPEKFQNKTNGITPRRWLLLCNPGLADVIAEKIGEGFVTDLSQLKKLLDFIDNEMFIRDVAKVKQENKLKFSAYLEEQYKVKINPSSMFDVQVKRIHEYKRQLLNCLHAITLYNRIRSDPSKSFVPRTIMIGGKAAPGYHMAKMIIKLITSIGEVINNDPYVGDKLKVIFLENYRVSLAEKVIPAADLSQQISTAGTEASGTGNMKFMLNGALTIGTMDGANVEMAEEAGEENLFIFGMRVEDVEALDRKGYNALEYYERLPELRQAIDQISSGFFSPRDPGCFRDVVNMLMHHDRFKVFADYEAYIKCQGQVDQLFMDPREWTKKVIRNIACSGKFSSDRTITEYAQEIWGVEPSSTKIPPPNIPRD